In a genomic window of Rosa chinensis cultivar Old Blush unplaced genomic scaffold, RchiOBHm-V2 RchiOBHmChr0c11, whole genome shotgun sequence:
- the LOC112181215 gene encoding uncharacterized protein LOC112181215 — MVQFVYGKENLHPTSFPAKNKSEAQMCEATSSSGLCTPSLKSHFTYQVMASREAAAVAALASSPKPNNTIETPITVISCKDWSPQDDGIEVVLPSTEIPSSKEDVDASGTALLSLVYGPSTRRRRLPLFTEIYPE, encoded by the exons TTTGTCTATGGAAAAGAAAATCTGCATCCAACTTCTTTCCCTGCCAAGAACAAATCCGAG GCACAGATGTGCGAGGCTACAAGTAGCTCAGGATTATGCACCCCCAGCCTGAAGTCCCACTTTACCTATCAGGTCATGGCATCCAGAGAAGCAGCAGCAGTAGCAGCATTAGCCTCATCGCCAAAGCCAAATAACACCATTGAGACCCCGATTACTGTCATCAGCTGCAAGGACTGGTCACCCCAAGATGATGGCATTGAGGTTGTCTTGCCTTCAACTGAAATACCTTCATCGAAGGAAGATGTGGATGCATCCGGCACTGCTTTGCTGAGTCTTGTCTATGGTCCTTCTACTAGAAGAAGGAGATTGCCACTGTTTACTGAAATTTACCCAGAGTAG